The sequence AGGATTTCATAGGGAGTCTTGAATTGAAGTTTGAGAGATGGAAGAATATTCAAGAGATGAACAGTAGTGTGGAGAGCTTCGACCCAAAATTTAGAAGGAAGAAAGGCCTGAAAAAGCAGAGTACGAATCATATTTGCAATAGTGCGATGCATCCGTTCAGCCTTGCCATTCTGCTAATGAGTATATGGGCATGATATGCGTAAAGATATCCCATTTTCATTAAGAAAGTCACGGAAAATATCAAGTTTAATATATTCTGCACCTCCATCACATTGCAAAGCTTTTATCTTTGTGGAAAATTGAGTTGAGACATAAGAATAGAatgatttaaattttaaaaaagctTCAAACTTCCGTTTTAAAGGAAATACCCatgagaattttgaaaaatcaTCAAGAAAGAGAATATAATAACGAAAGCCTGTAAAAGATGGTACGGAAGAAGTCCATATATCACTATGTATCAAGTCAAATAGAGAAATAGTGAATGACTTAGAATCCATAAAAGGTAATTTATTTATTGTGCTTGCCAAGTTGACAAGCACTACATAAGAAATCTAATTGTTTAAAAGAAGTGCAAGAAACTTTATTATCTCTAACTAATCTAGCAATAATGGCAAAGTTTGGATGGCCCAGTCATTGATGCCAAAGATTCGAAGAGCGTTGCACTGCTGCAAAAGCTTGATAAACTGCACGATCCCTGGAAGACATGGAATAAAGAGGACCTTGGCTATTGCACCGTAGCAGAATTTGTTTCGTCTTGAAGTCCTTAACAGAGAAACCAAAACCATCAAACTCAATGGAGCAGTTATTATCTAAAGTAAATTTACGAACACTAAGCAAATTACTTGAGAGATCAGGAACAATAAGAACATTTTTAAGATAAAAGGTATTAGAAGGAGTAGAGATAGTACCATGACCAGTGTAGGAAATGGGAAGTTGAGTGTCATTGCCTACAACAACTCGATCGCTACCATTGTAAGGAAGAATTGAGGATACATTACCAGGATTAGGGGTCATATGAGAAGATGCCCCACTATCAACGAACCATTGTGCATCACCAGACATTCCACAAGAATGAGTTGAAGCTGATTGGAGGTCAGAAATAAATGCTTTGGAACTAAGAGAAGGACAATCACGAGCAGAATGATTATGCTGAAAACAAAGTTGACACTGAACAGGAACATGCATCGGGGAAGAAGGGAAAAAAGAATAAGGAGCAGGCCCGAGAATAGATGTAGAGCGAGAGTGAGGGTGAGGAGAGAAGTTTTCAGAAGGGAAAGAAAAATTCTTGTTAAACCCAGGATTGTTacggcctctaccacgaccatTATTAGAGTTTCGACCTCCATAATGGTTCTTACCACGACCACGACCATGAGAAGTAGAATGTTGTTTTGCAACAAGAGCAGTAGCATAAGAGTCTGGATTTGAGATTGAGAAATTAGTTAATTGAGCCTCATGCAGAAAGAGCAAAGAACGTGTCTCCGGAAAAGAAGGAAGTTGTATTCTAGTAGAAATAGAAGTGCTAACAGACATATAATTAGGAGGAAGGCCAGATAAGATTTGAAGAACAAGATCAGTTTCAGATATTGGATTTCCAATGGAGTTTAGAGAATTTGCAATAGTTTTAAGACGGTGCACATAATCATTGATCGAAAGATTACCTTTCTTGAGATTGTGAAATTTAACTTTAAGTTGAAGAGTTCGAGAACTAACTTGATCATGAAACAAACGCTCAATTTCTAGCCAAGCTTCTCTAAAAGTAAGGGAGCGATTGGGACGAAGAATAGCTTGAAGAATTTCTTGAGAGATGGTTGCATGAATCCAAGATAAGACTATAGAATCAAGTTGAATCCAATATTGAAAGGCAGGATTGACAATAGAAGTACCATCTTCTTTGATAATGGTAGAGGATGGATAAGGAAAGCTTCCATCAATGAAGCCATAAACACCATGGCCCTTGAAAACTGGTAAAAAGAGTTCCCTCCATAACAAATAGTTGGTGAAGTCGAGTATCGTAGGTATTAAGTTTTTGATATTAGAGACTGAAACAGCAGTGTTGGGCGAGGGAGACAAAGAACAGTCAATAGAGACTGGTGACGAAGTTGTGGAAACTGATGAAGCAGAAAAAGACATGAATCTGATTAGGGAAGATAATGTGAAGGAAAGAAGAAGCCTAAGCGTCTGATACCATGAAACAATATTATACTAGATGATGACAATATAATTACAATAAGGTATTTATAGTAATACATACAAAGGACCAATCTAGTATCCTTGAAGATAAGTGTAACAGATAACTACAAAAGAGACAAAAGATATATACAAAATATTATGTTTAACATATGTAACTACCATAATAAGTGGAACAAATAATTCGATAAATAAGGCAGATAACAAGTTAAACTTTCACTGATAATGTACTTTCATTTATGTTGTCAGTATAAAAGGCAACTAGGTGTACGAAGTATCCCGCGTTCAAGTAGGTCCGGGAAAAAGCCACACTTTAATTAAGTGGAAATAATATAGGCAGCCTATCTCTCATTTCATGGTTCGAATCGGTATCCTATAGGTCACAGGGAGAAAACCTTATGCTCCAAGGTTCCCCTTTTTATGCCGCCATTAGGATATACAAGTTAACTCCTTGCTCCAAGGAAGCTTTAGCGTTAGTGGTAAAGTTGCTGTCacgtgaccaggaggtcacggattcgagccgtgaaaacatcCTCTTGTAGAAATGTAGGATAAGGGACCCTTGTGATTCGGCCCTTTCCCGGACCCCGTGCATAGCAGGAGCTTAATGCACCAGGATATCCTTTCGCCCTTTCTATAATTAAAGAGTATATATAAACAAATCTTACCCTAACTTCAAAAATGCATTTGAGCAATCATCCTCAGGAGGAGGACCACTAGTAGAGACATTGGTAGTAATAGACTGATCAGAAGACTGGCCTTCTTCCATTACCATGCAATCCAAGTCTGTGAGTAAAGGCAACTCTCCTTCATTCATCATTGCCATCTAAGTAAGAAGCACATTCACAAATTCAATTTGTAGCATTAGAAGATGATCACTCAATTTAATTAACCCCTgtcaaataattaaataattgtatacagaaaaaaaaaaaggttattcCCAGGTGATTTTACTTTCTGTTTCAGTtgcttgttttcttccattagcACAGCACCCTGCATATATGATTTGCATGATTCAGGGGTCACAAAAGGGGGAAAATATATCAAACAAAGAGAATGGGATTAATTGACTTATATACGCTACAATATAACTTTTTTTTATAGTACAATCAGTGTATTTTAACTTGTTTAGTAGGTTACCTATCTTATTTTTTCAGATATAAATCCTACTTATTATGGACAGGTTATATGTATTTATCGTCTAGATGATATGATAAtgtaaaatttcttttttttcactctCATTATATTGATATTTTAGCCCCTAAGACAAAATATGGGTTTAAGCTATTAAAGTTTTCTACTAACCTTTCTTTGAAGTTTGGTAATTTCACCCATAATTTTTGTACCCTGAGATGAAAAAGAGTTTGTGTATATTAGAAGTTATTTTAATTAGCATAACATCATATATTTACTAGTTTTTAACATAATAAAATGCAATATCAAGAAAAAAAACCTTGATCTCAAGCACACGTGTGAGTCCAGTTTCAAGTCTTTTCTCAATTTGTTGCAATTTTTCTAAGCTCAATCCTTCAAGTTCCTCACCTTTCATCTGCCTGATATATAACAAATAGTACATCAATATCCAGATATAGCAAGGTATGCTTTAATGAGAATGAAATAGAAATGAGATATTATTTGGGGGAAAAAACTAGAGCAAATTAAATAAGATATATACACGAGATTTTGTGAAGGGTGTGCAACATTTAATgttatacacacacatacacacacttCTATCGAGGTACAATTTACATATGAAACATGAATTACTATCTAatcctttatttctttcaaagttcTCATATATTCTTTTGAGATATTCATAAGAGTACTAAAATGTAGATCTTCCAATTCAAGTCTTCtatttctctctctctatatataacgATATAATTGTTTTCACCGAAGGGTAGCTCTAAGCGACAATTTCAAAGCAATGGCAAGAAATGTCagttacattttttttttttttttttaatatatctAGGCTTTCATGAATAGGGTTATCAATACTTGCGATAGTGAAAGTTAAGGCGCGCCAATTATTAATATGCACAGAGTTATAAATTATTATAACAAAGTGCCAAAAGGAGTGGTGGAGGAAAACAAAGAATTGTTGAAGGCTATACCTCAGCTCACGATTTTTGTCAGCTAACTCCTTGATTAAATTCGTGTTGAGGCTATTTTCTAGCTACAATATGATAAGCAACAAAAAGAGTTAGTAAAACATACATTTCTTTTGCCCCTAAAGAAACATAAACCTTAGTCTAAGCATTGTCATAACCCTAATTAGTTGATCATTATATAAAATATTAAGGATTGATTCAGGAGCAAAAGAAATTCAGTATGTTTAAATGGTCGATAAAGCACCGATAGCCTCATCTAGTTACTGATACAATATCAAATCTACTATTTTCTTATTTCCAGTTTACGTgacaatattttattatttgtatGTTTCAGAAAGAATGACACACTTATAtctttagaaataatttaattttatattttttattaccCTTGATGAGAAAAGTTTAAATCCGGGTGAATCTGATGACATGTATAAGACTACAAGTTTTAAAAAACTATCGTTTTTTCttaaactcaaaatcaaattagtgtcacataattaattaaaacagaGTCCATAAGATATTAAATGAAGATGCACCTATTAAAAGTAAAAGTATGACGAATACCTGTAAGTCAAGGGAAGGTTGATCGTCTTTCTCAAGGCTAGTTAAGTGCAACTTATATTTTCCAAGGATATCCTCCATGCTGCATTCATGAACAAGGTGATTAATTATTGGGTTAATTCAAGTGTTTATCCattttttttacatatatattattCCGTCCAGcaaaaatcaatcaatcaactatgtCTCAAAactatgggtgtgtttggtataacggaaaatgttttcttggaaaacaagtagtaatcttattcattttccggtgtttggtacgcaaattaagaaaaatgacttctcaagagtattcataaataatttagatataataagcatgaagccataaacttttaaactaacaaccttccgaacccacaaatttcataaactttcgaaccgttAAACTTTTAAAACCGCGGAATTTCGAACctgtaaactttataatttctaaactcataaacttccaaacacataaacttCCGAACTCATacttttggaacttgtaaaattttgaacatttaaatcgataaataaaaaaattaaaattgaaaaatatattaaaaaatattttttcgggGGGAGGGGCAGGGGGGTGCAGTAAAACGGAAAAAACCAgaaatttaaattacaaaaaaaaaatttgtgcGGGGTAGGGCATGTTGGGAGGGTGGtgtagaaaaacaaaaaaacagaaattttaaattgcaaaaaaaaaaaaaaattaaggtaaaaaaataatTGTTTTTGCGGTGGGGGGTGGGATGGGGTGGAGGGGTAGTAGGGTGGTTGGCAAcagaaaaactgaaatttaaaaaaaaaaggccttttttggagagggggtgaggtgggttggtgagggtgggaaggttgagaaggagttttggaaaatgttttcccttttcttgataaggaaaatattttcctccaattggaggaatgAGTTCATaaagaaaatgttttccaaaatatttaagccaaccaaacatggaaaagttggaaaacattttccgaaaaatattttccttcgtaccaaacacatcCTATATGATTAGTTGGAGAGCTCATATATGAGTGCTCTATATTTCGTTTCTTTTTAGTCAAGTCTATCTCATTTCAACACTATGTAATTTGCCTTAAAAAACAAGCTTTTGGTTCTCTAATTTGAACAACCAAATTATTAATAACTGAAACTCAAGTTTTCCCCTTGTTGTAATACATAGAACAAAACTTTTCCCAGTATATATACAGATAACTCTCTAATACTCTTGGCGAATATATCTTTTGTTGGAATGACAATTGACAAGGGTCTACCTTAATTTGGAGAACATATCTCTCTCAATTTAtaaagcagcaacaacaacaataatatacccCGTGTAATCTCATAAAATACGGTTAAGGAAGGTATATAGAATGCATGCATACCTTACCCCGACCTTTGTGAAGGTAGAGAACTGTTTCAGACAGAACTCTGGCtcaaaaaaaatttacaaaaGGCAAACACAACAAGTAGTAATAACAGCCAGATAAATGAATAAGGTGATAGATAGTCAAAACGAAGAAAACAACTTATAGCAAAAGAAATCTGGAAATAGGAAGCTACTAAGATATGAGATTAATATTAATGCTACCGGCATGCAAAGAAGACATGCATGCCTAACTACCGATAGGAAGCTACGAATTTAACTTAAGAAAAAACAACTAGTCAATAAAGTTCCATTCATATTCTGAATTATAAAGTAGTGCTAAAATTAGCTCAATTTTGTACGCTTCTCCTAACGACGTTAGATTACTATTAATGTTTTTGTTCTTTCCGTGAGGTGCATGGGGGCATAAAGAGAAAGTTAATTTTGCCCACAAATGGAGTGAAAATACTTAGCACTTAATAAATAATAACCAAAATTCATTGACATTATTTTGTGGATTGTGATCTTCCCTTTATGAttttaatcatgaaatttaaaTTCCAAAATATACTAGCGTCTGTATGTAGAAATTAAGATTATACCAGTTCAATATTTGCTAGCTGGATATATAGGACTATACAATGTAGCATggtaaaaactaaaaaagaaacaTTAAAAGGCTGACCTCAAATAAATGCTCAAGTTCACCTAGCAAGCAAAAGAGGTCGAATTACAACCAAAGTAACAATTTAAAATTAGCAACCAATTAGTGGAATTATTACGTGGTTTAGTATATTACTATGCATGCATTAGTAAAGAATCCACTAATTGCTTTTGATATTACTTCTATATCTTAAAGTACGTTAACTTCAATTGATATTATAACTTTGCCATTATATACTTCAATAAGGGCACGTTCTGAAATACAGTTGTTTAAAACATTAATTCGACTTAATCACAAAgttaatttaaacaaatactcCACACCATGACTCATTTTCGTTTGtgcaaaataaaaatgaaaaaaattgtaGGACTAATAATCACATGAATTGTATTCACGTGGAGCATTCTAAAGCATTAATATAATATAATTAGCTCCTAATAGGAAAATAAGCAATGATTGTATAATGAGACCCTTTTTAGTCTGCCCCTCCCATTTTCCAAAAGACGTAAGTATATTTGTACTACTAATAGAGCTATATATCTTGTCCATCTTAGCCAATAAACTGACTGATGTATGGAAAGATTTGACTAAAGAAGGACAACTGACAcgaatttattatatatatacattggaTGTCGGAGGGATATCAATTATAACCTAGATTATAAAATAACAGTATATATGTGTTGAAAGTTAAGGAGAAAGACAAAATAATTAACATACGTACTAATTAACAGTGATATACAAAAAGTAAGTTTGATAAGTATACGTGGGTGGATAAAGTATGTAATCGGTTGTCTGAAATTAGCGAAATTTGCACAAGCTGGCCGGGAAGTCTATGATCGCTAGATGACTATCCATTCTTTCCGATTAGCTAAAAGTGGAGCAAAAATAACAATCTACATATATTGGTCAAGACAAAATATTTCCTAGGGCTTCTACAATTAATATAATTGACGATTCTTTACGAGGTAATTTTCTTGTTGGAATAAAATCTCATAAAATTACAGTTGTCTTTGCCTGTAGTAATACCCCTTTGCTTCCTCTTGTCACAAGAAACCAGACATATCTTTAATTTTTTCATCATCACatattttctgttaatatatatGTTCTTGATCGAGTTAAGAAAAGTATTATATATTCTGTTAAAAAAAGAAAgtggtaatatatatatatatatatatatatatatatatatatatatatacatatacatacctGGAGCTAGCATACTCAAAGAGTTTGCCAGTAGCAGAGAAAATGATGAGTGCAACATCAGCATCACAAAGTACAGAAAGCTCAGCAGCTTTCTTGAATAGCCCTCTTCTCCTCTTTGAAAATGTCACTTGCCTTGCTGTTATATTGTCAATCTTCTTTATCTTGATCTTCTCTCTTGCCATTCTAATTAAATTCACACTACTTAGTTTTCAGTGCAATcacaagaataaaaaaaaaaacataatttcaCACAGTATAGATGATATATACTCCGTAGTTATCTACATCACAAAAATCGACACTATTTTCACATACTCATGATACGAAGTTAGGGTAATatacaaaagagagagagagaaatctgGATTCAAGAGATGCTAGGTATTTGTGAATTTAGAACAGTGATGTGATACTGAGTAAAATTAAAGAAACCCTAAAAGAGggaaagagtaaaaaaaaaaaaagagagagaaaccCCAGTTCAGATCCAGTTAGAAAACCTATAAAAATGCACCAATTATTGGGTATGAACGTGCTAGAGTACCTCTCAAGTTACAAATCGATATACTATATGCTTTGGATTGGCGAATCAGCACTGTTCACTTCTTCTTGGaactgaaaaaacaaaagaaaattttgatgTTTTCAAGAGAGAGATGCTCcttgtttcatttctttttccttccttcttcttcttactTAGCTTTGTTGAAGATATTATTCGTTTATATCAGAAAGCTCCACCAATTAAAACTCAGAGAGGctgaaaaaagaaattaaaacctagagagagagagaaggtggGTAGATGCTATGTATGGTAACTTTACAGCTAGTTACATCCAAAAATGTGGTTCAGGAATAGTAAAGTCCACATTTACCTCTTATAGCAAAATGGAACATATACAGTATCACTGTCCTTTACTATTGAAGTCATATATATCCATATCCATATCCACAGGAAGACAGTAAAAAGAGCATAAAATATCTTGTATTTACGAAAGGTCCGAAAAGGCCGCATCCCAATGGATATGATGTAGACAGCCTACTCTAATCAGTGATTGATTTCACGGTTCGGGCCCGTGACTTACAAGTCAAAACCGTTGTTCCAAGGCTCACCTTCATAGACAAATAGTGTTATTTAATACCATATATTTTAGGATATTAATCAATTAAACCTATAATTACCTTTTAAATAACCTAAAGGTATAAATATATTTCTCATTAATTATCAGTGCAGAGATTTTAAATTCTATCCTTTAACCTTAAATTTGCCTGATCATACgctatattttaagaaaaaatagtaataatatgAAATAACATGCACGAGCAAAAAGCCGCTTTATGTGTCTGTTCCATCGTGGACATGTAAATTCGAACTTGGCATAATTATAAAACTACAAAATAAattaggaaagaaaaaaaaaacaaaaagagtaaaagaacgaggcataaaagaaggaagaaaaaaaataaaaagaagagctACACAGTCAACATTACTGGTACAGTGCCACACAAAAATTTTGGTATAAGTTTCAAGTTTCAACTGCGTAAAATTTTACTTTCCCTCCAATTAAGTAGGCATTTGGACGTAAAAATTACTATAATTTCAGAAAAAGTAGTTTTTGGAATTAAGTTGAAAGATTATATTTGGACACGTATGTCACTTAAAAAAGTATTGCACTTTTGTGAGTGGAGaaatttttttccaaaaacttacaatttttcatggacaaacacatttttgaaaaaaaaaaacgtccaaaaaaaaaggaaaaaaatttccTGGACAAACGGGTCCTAATAATTGATCGGTAGCGCATGTTGTCTAAAGATATACAGGAAAAAAACATATACaggattttaattttataaatttagGACTCTAATTTCAATTATTAAATTCATCACTTTGTTTTAGTTTTGAGTTCACAGTTCAACATTTTTTGCAATTTAACTGTTTTTTTTATAAAGAGAAATTTTGTGGGTTCAAATGTACCCAACATCTATACTACTAGATCCTGGAAAAAAAATAGAGTATTAACTAAAAGCTTTTAAAACTTTGAATACGCTAGATTacttaaagcatgaaaataaaaatagtatttCGTTAAACACATTTTTCAGACTCTTTGCATGTTTAATGATATCTATTTGTCAGAAAAATAAACGTTTTGTTAGCCCCTCCCAAATGTACTTAATTAAGCGGGATTATTCATATCTAAGCTATATTTGCAATGTTCAATAATTATCTTAAGAGTGGATACATTGAGTGAGTCCGAAACCTAAATAATGACTTTTGGGACTCAAAATAAATttatacaattttaaaaaaaaaattacttttctacctaaaacgcagtattatactgcactTTACTTTAACGGAAATTTAGCCGTTAAAATAAAGCTCattattatactgcattttagtTCTCGTTTTACTTCTCTTTTGCACTTCGCCATTAGAGTCATCCCAGCAGTTTTCACTATTTTCAAGAAGAAAAGGAATACGATATTTTTTGCCTATAAATCAGCTGACCCGAGTGGCTTTCATTTATTAAGttatataaaaatcaaaatattatgggtaggggtgttcataaaaatccgacaATTCGAACCAAAtcgaaaatcaaaccaaaccgaccaaaaaaaccgatactttttggtttgatttggatttagttttgaaatttaaaaatcgaacaaatttggtttggttttggttttaattaaaaaaacccGAATCAAACCGAATATATGAGTAATTATTTTAACTTTATTattacatctatatatatatatatatacttttatacaaagttttaaaaatgttatagtaaatattaatcgttTGTACTTTTAGTACAATTCTTTACCtttatattttagtttaattggtagttttttttttgttaagtgtaagaatttatttcatgttaaaaataatatatttttaattgagtccttaaattattcattattatttgattcaattatcatcaatatatcttagtaaataatagatttccCAAAGGCCagttgatttgatagtgttatcTTGATAAATTATTCATcattatttgattcaattatcatccaATGGTAATTAATTTGGTAAACTATCGTATTCCTTTTCTTCTTGAAAATAGTGAAAACTGCTGGGATGACTCTAATGGAGAAGTACAAAAGAGAAGTAAAACGAGAACTAAAACGCAATGTTATAATGCGCTTTATTTTAACGGttaaatttttgttaaaataaatcataatataatattgtattttaggtagaaaaataacttttttttaaaactgtATAGACATATTGTGAGTCCCAAAAGTCTTATTTAAGTTTCAGATTCCGATTTGAGCATACTATTATAGCACAACAAGAGGATTTTTAGTCATTTAATTATAATAAAATCATCTGTCCACTCAAGCACTGATTATTATCATTCAAAGCATCCATCTCATTTTGTgaactaattaattaaacttgTACTGTTCTACGACCTACTTCTTTGATGAGGACTATAAATgttgccattttgtgcggttaaTGGCTTTTCCGTGCAAAATAGCCTAATCCTACCCTACATTTTAGCCTGTATCACTCTCAAGTCTCATTTCTCAAGCCAGAGTCTGAAACCCAGATGTTGTATATTTTGACTCAAAATACTTTTTTAATGctaaaaaaataagaagttatattTCTATATATAATGCGGTTTTACACCGCACTATACTTTAACAGTGTTTTGGCCGTTAAAATATAGTGCGGTGTAAAATTGTGCTATATATGTATAGTGCATGAATGAACAACGATATGCTGACATGATCTGACGGATATGTATAGCGCTTTATATAACCGCGCTATACTGGTTTAGCgcatttataattttatataccgcgctatatctgtttgtgggcccaccaataagtcgTCTGCGGTTAACTGacataataataattcaaatgggtatagcgcataacaataattcaaaagAGCGCTATACATCAAAAAATTCAGCCTCCCGAGCTAtgcattgccttatttaaaggcattcggattttatgaaaatcTATTCAAAAAATACTCTAACTTCTGTTTAAACTTTTCTTCTTGGTTATCAAGCATTTTTTATAATGTCCGAAGAGcaaaaaataagggtttcattatattggggaggTGAAATTATAGTGGAGAATAACTCTGGGaggtatagtttatctccacaatgtcatgttaaattgccgcttacaatGGAGTATGATGCATTGATATCAttgttacgtaaaaaaatgagtgtgaggaaacgttcggtgaaccttaaagtaaccggtaaATATCTGTATTCTGTGACTCTGTAGGGGTTTGCTTGTTATTCTGAatttaacatcgaagatgatgaagTTCGATGTTACTCTGAGAGTTTTTTTGCAGATTCCGGATGAATACAGGAAATTTATTGTGATAAAATTGTTGGAAATGTATGTCAAGGTTGAAGGCGTTCGCAATAACGAGATTGCGCAAAGCggggataacccccagtcatcgggtggtcaTTTTGGAGCAATTTTAGCCCAATAGGTTCCGGCTGAAAGATTTTGGGCGGATTTTAACTTATCTACGCGGGCGAACGAGGAGCGAcgaaataatttctctcctacttTACCTAATtcacaagacgactggtaaactacaattttcctttctgttacaatattttttttcttgaattgaatttgtattaacactcatatattccacaggggttactgtccggatatgaattttacaagttatgaccccacgcccagttggaatatgcgtagttttgGCGTGTTGGATCTCGGTGGTCCATCCGGGCGTCATCACCAACAGAAAAATTTTCATCATGGAATGTCaaaactgtcacacctccttttttacacccC is a genomic window of Nicotiana tabacum cultivar K326 chromosome 16, ASM71507v2, whole genome shotgun sequence containing:
- the LOC107802431 gene encoding MADS-box protein AGL24-like isoform X1 translates to MAREKIKIKKIDNITARQVTFSKRRRGLFKKAAELSVLCDADVALIIFSATGKLFEYASSSMEDILGKYKLHLTSLEKDDQPSLDLQLENSLNTNLIKELADKNRELRQMKGEELEGLSLEKLQQIEKRLETGLTRVLEIKGTKIMGEITKLQRKGAVLMEENKQLKQKMAMMNEGELPLLTDLDCMVMEEGQSSDQSITTNVSTSGPPPEDDCSNAFLKLGTSRRNKFCYGAIAKVLFIPCLPGIVQFIKLLQQCNALRIFGINDWAIQTLPLLLD
- the LOC107802431 gene encoding MADS-box protein AGL24-like isoform X2, which produces MAREKIKIKKIDNITARQVTFSKRRRGLFKKAAELSVLCDADVALIIFSATGKLFEYASSSMEDILGKYKLHLTSLEKDDQPSLDLQLENSLNTNLIKELADKNRELRQMKGEELEGLSLEKLQQIEKRLETGLTRVLEIKGTKIMGEITKLQRKGAVLMEENKQLKQKMAMMNEGELPLLTDLDCMVMEEGQSSDQSITTNVSTSGPPPEDDCSNAFLKLGCNNGTPVEDDCSDTSLKLGLPFN